A window of Chaetodon auriga isolate fChaAug3 chromosome 2, fChaAug3.hap1, whole genome shotgun sequence contains these coding sequences:
- the LOC143331973 gene encoding protein FAM3C — protein sequence MRYQVLLHLPAVFVVFLITWAIFMNSYDVQEKARNILGSSLIDKIKAKHKTVPTAAPQPKCSLSRVCPPDRFALHIRSGAANVVGPKICFEGKIIMSHVLNNVGPGLNIVVVNGESGVVEKHGSFDMASGNPADILAYLKEIKPGMIVLVASFDDVTKKMTNEMREVFAGMGSTLINSLKYRDGWVFAGRAGAQNKSPYEMQAVNDEKTNVYEGWPDLVEVAGCFPRTQTAEHKP from the exons ATGAGATACCAAG TTCTTTTGCACcttcctgctgtttttgttgtcttccTAATAACGTGGGCAATCTTCATGAATTCCTATGATGTCCAGGAGAAAGCGAGGAATATTCTTG GGTCCAGTCTCATTgataaaatcaaagcaaagcacaaaacag TTCCCACAGCAGCACCTCAGCCAAAGTGCAGCCTCTCCAGAGTCTGCCCCCCCGACCGATTCGCTTTACACATCAGGAGCGGAGCAGCTAATGTTGTTGGACCAAAGATCTGTTTTGAGGGTAAAAT AATTATGAGCCATGTGCTGAATAACGTGGGACCAGGACTGAACATCGTGGTGGTTAATG GTGAAAGTGGAGTTGTGGAAAAACATGGCAGCTTTGACATGGCAAGTGGAA ACCCAGCTGACATCCTGGCATACCTGAAGGAGATCAAACCCGGAATGATTGTTTTGGTTGCCTCGTTTGATGACGTGACAAAAAA GATGACAAACGAAATGAGGGAGGTATTTGCTGGAATGGGAAGCACTTTGATCAACTCTTTGAAATACAGAGACGGCTGGGTGTTTGCTGGAAGAGCAGGGGCGCAAAACAAAAGCCCCTATGAGATG CAAGCTGTTAATGATGAAAAAACCAACGTTTACGAAGGATGGCCGGATTTGGTGGAGGTTGCAGGCTGTTTCCCGAGGACCCAAACTGCCGAACATAAACCTtaa
- the LOC143338797 gene encoding protein FAM107B, with protein sequence MGVTHGKKRDLQHCPGRNETHLNGAASVMQTHQIEQHDRCSELQAPPLQSEEESGNLIRPQKPLNPLTASRSHQELHKELQMTHKRRVSQEGKSELQRALEKRKWEQRMKASRDQEEATKNRSPLHQELLKRHQRLEKLERDEGQQREGPEFLRVKERLRRTAVMDAGEKEV encoded by the exons ATGGGAGTCACCCATGGAAAGAAG AGAGATCTGCAACATTGTCCAGGTCGAAACGAGACACACCTGAACGGGGCTG ccTCAGTAATGCAGACACACCAAATTGAACAGCATGACCGATGCTCAGAGCTTCAGGCTCCTCCGTtacagagtgaggaggagagcggTAATCTCATCAGACCCCAAAAACCTCTCAATCCTTTAACAGCCTCCAGGAGCCACCAGGAGCTCCACAAAGAACTGCAGATGACCCACAAGAG gaGGGTGTCGCAAGAAGGAAAGAGCGAACTCCAGAGGGCCttagaaaagaggaaatgggAACAAAGGATGAAGGCGAGCAGGGATCAGGAGGAGGCAACGAAGAACAGATCTCCTCTTCATCAAGAGCTGTTGAAAAGACATCAGAGGCTGGAAAAG TTGGAGAGAGACGAAGGACAACAGCGAGAGGGGCCAGAGTTCCTCCGAGtcaaagagagactgagacGAACTGCAGTGATGGatgcaggagaaaaagaagtgtga